One genomic window of Pelmatolapia mariae isolate MD_Pm_ZW linkage group LG5, Pm_UMD_F_2, whole genome shotgun sequence includes the following:
- the crbn gene encoding protein cereblon, which produces MADERGGGEDNANDNMGNQLQLLPDNEEEEEEDDMETEDRDSEEAEKPNIITFDPSLPTSHSYLGSDMEEFHGRTVHDDDSCQTIPVLPHTAVMLVPGQTLPLQLFRPQEVSMMRSVIQRDRTFAVLAHSDTGEPDAEFGTTAEIYAYREEQEYGIETVKVKAIGRQRFKVHEIRTQADGIKQAKVQILPERILPDPLSAVQLTPLSRLHMHPSSKPPSQSCKQAQCWWNNYKQRKFHCASLTPWPPWVYALYDSESLMNRVKKQLHEWDENLKDDSLPANAVDFSYRVAACLPIDDALRLQLLKIGSAIQRLRCELDIMDRCTSLCCKQCQDTEITTKNEIFSLSLYGPMAAYVNPHGYVHETLTVYKANNLNLVGRPSTLHSWFPGYAWTIAQCRTCGSHMGWKFTATKKDLSPPRFWGLTRSAMLPRIPQGEGEEGREGSRLFCL; this is translated from the exons ATGGCTGACGAGAGGGGTGGAGGGGAAGACAACGCCAACGACAACATGGGGAACCAGTTACAGCTCTTACCAG AcaatgaggaggaggaagaggaggatgacATGGAGACTGAAGATCGAGACAGTGAGGAGGCAGAAAAGCCCAACATCATCACCTTTGACCCCAGTCTTCCCACATCACATTCA TACCTGGGTTCAGACATGGAGGAGTTTCATGGCCGCACGGTACACGATGACGACAGCTGTCAGACCATTCCCGTGCTGCCACACACAGCTGTGATGCTGGTGCCGGGCCAGACGCTGCCTCTGCAGCTCTTCAGGCCACAGGAGGTCAGCATGATGAGGAGCGTCATCCAGAGAGACCGCACTTTTGCTGTGCTCGCACACAG CGATACAGGTGAGCCGGATGCCGAGTTTGGAACTACGGCTGAAATCTATGCATACAGAGAGGAGCAGGAGTACGGCATTGAAACAGTCAAAGTGAAAGCTATAGGGAGGCAGCGATTTAAGGTCCACGAGATAAGAACTCAAGCAGATGG GATCAAACAGGCTAAAGTGCAGATCCTTCCAGAACGAATCCTTCCAGACCCCCTCTCCGCTGTGCAGCTAACGCCTCTGTCCAGGCTCCACATGCACCCTTCTTCCAAACCTCCAAGTCAGAGCTGCAAACAGGCTCAGTGCTGGTGGAATAACTACAAACAG AGAAAGTTTCACTGTGCCAGTCTGACGCCATGGCCACCCTGGGTCTACGCACTCTATGATTCA GAGTCGCTCATGAACAGGGTGAAGAAACAGCTTCACGAATGGGATGAGAATCTGAAGGATGATTCCCTCCCGGCGAATGCAGTAG ATTTCTCCTACAGAGTAGCAGCCTGTCTGCCCATAGATGATGCTCTGCGGCTCCAGCTATTAAAGATTGGCAGCGCCATCCAGAGACTTCGCTGTGAGCTAGACATTATGGATCGG tgcACGTCGCTGTGCTGTAAACAGTGCCAGGACACGGAAATCACCACAAAAAATGAGATCTTCAG CCTGTCCTTGTACGGCCCCATGGCTGCGTACGTCAACCCTCACGGTTACGTCCACGAAACGCTGACTGTCTACAAAGCCAACAACCTTAACCTGGTTGGAAGGCCATCTACGCTGCACAGCTGGTTTCCAGG GTACGCCTGGACGATTGCTCAGTGTCGAACCTGCGGATCCCACATGGGTTGGAAGTTCACAGCCACCAAGAAGGACTTGTCTCCACCTCGTTTCTGGGGTCTGACCCGTTCAGCCATGCTCCCCCGTATCCCACAGGGTGAAGGGGAGGAGGGCAGAGAGGGATCTCGcctcttctgtctgtga